In a single window of the Candidatus Eisenbacteria bacterium genome:
- a CDS encoding DNA cytosine methyltransferase: MCITAKERLETRRSVKLPRALDFFAGAGLATEGLRLSFDVVWANDICPKKARVYLANHPREGFELSPIEKVRGSNLPEADLSWASFPCQDLSLAGKLGGIDKARSGLVWHWLRVMDEMQRRPPMVVAENVIGLLSAAKGEHYRLLHQALEKRGYRVGPIVLDAVHWVPQSRPRVFVIGIKHGPDLTGLTAPVPGWLHPASVRRACSGLNDLLWWRMPMPRPRQSNLAEILDPEAKPHEEDISDRNLELIPHEHWQKMKMAIKAGTRVFAGYKRTRTRGQTLELRFDGIAGCLRTPGGGSSRQLVVVWNNGKPHTRLLTVTETARLMGARKSYKVPGSYNDGYKAMGDGVAVPSVRFLSKHLLSSLATLVDTEEA; this comes from the coding sequence GGCTCGAAACTCGGAGATCAGTAAAATTGCCTAGGGCTCTCGACTTCTTTGCTGGAGCTGGTCTTGCGACCGAAGGATTGCGTTTATCCTTCGACGTCGTATGGGCTAACGATATTTGTCCCAAAAAGGCAAGAGTCTACTTAGCAAACCACCCTCGCGAAGGATTCGAGCTAAGTCCCATTGAGAAGGTGCGAGGCTCTAATCTGCCGGAAGCTGATCTTTCTTGGGCAAGCTTTCCATGCCAGGATTTGTCCTTGGCGGGGAAGCTGGGGGGGATCGATAAAGCGCGCAGCGGCCTTGTTTGGCACTGGCTACGTGTGATGGATGAGATGCAGCGCCGTCCCCCCATGGTTGTAGCTGAAAATGTAATCGGTCTCCTTTCCGCAGCTAAAGGAGAGCACTACAGGCTTCTGCATCAGGCGTTAGAGAAGCGTGGCTACCGGGTAGGTCCGATTGTGCTTGACGCTGTCCATTGGGTTCCCCAATCCCGCCCCAGGGTTTTCGTAATAGGTATTAAACACGGTCCCGACTTAACGGGTCTCACGGCACCAGTACCCGGGTGGCTGCATCCGGCATCCGTCCGTCGGGCTTGCTCGGGTCTCAACGACTTGCTCTGGTGGCGGATGCCAATGCCCAGGCCTAGACAAAGCAATCTTGCGGAGATACTAGATCCCGAGGCTAAGCCTCACGAAGAAGACATCTCCGACCGAAACCTCGAGTTAATCCCACACGAGCACTGGCAGAAGATGAAGATGGCTATTAAAGCTGGGACTCGTGTGTTCGCGGGCTACAAAAGGACGAGGACCAGGGGGCAGACCCTAGAACTTAGATTCGATGGGATTGCTGGATGTCTTCGAACACCTGGTGGGGGAAGCAGCCGCCAATTGGTTGTAGTATGGAACAATGGTAAGCCGCATACGCGATTGCTGACTGTCACCGAGACTGCACGTCTGATGGGTGCAAGGAAGTCCTACAAGGTGCCCGGATCGTATAATGACGGTTACAAGGCCATGGGTGACGGAGTTGCGGTGCCTTCAGTAAGATTCTTGAGCAAGCACTTATTGTCATCTTTAGCTACACTTGTCGATACGGAGGAGGCGTGA
- a CDS encoding DUF4928 family protein: MNSLYNLLSSFARSHGIKGKSPLCVVLVVTRHAQIQGLPLEPELMLTKRGGQVRGLGKAAVQKILAEHEIFRTLAEEGGRTSRGSIGNMKEYVEFLNGLARSGEVDLESVENFWIDRVKNFFASKPFSLRLDFSKSIRSVVRDLLLQAERRQKEGSGTMVLGTVLQHLVGAKLDLVLETEIEHRGASVKDEGAGYDADFLIEDAAIHVTTSPAEALLRKCKKNLDGGLRPIIITIEKGVTAAEMFADQRGVADRVDVFDGEQFLAGNLYELGGFGRDGRRTTAKNLIARYNKIVSECETDPGLRIEIST; encoded by the coding sequence GTGAACTCACTTTATAATCTCCTCAGCTCTTTCGCTCGTAGCCATGGGATTAAAGGAAAGAGTCCTCTATGTGTTGTTCTTGTAGTAACTCGCCATGCGCAGATCCAGGGGTTACCCCTTGAACCTGAGCTGATGCTCACGAAGAGAGGGGGGCAGGTTCGTGGATTAGGCAAAGCCGCGGTTCAGAAGATCCTGGCCGAGCATGAGATCTTCCGTACTCTTGCGGAGGAAGGTGGCCGAACAAGTCGCGGAAGCATCGGCAATATGAAGGAGTATGTAGAGTTTCTGAACGGACTCGCTCGTTCGGGAGAGGTTGATCTTGAGTCAGTGGAGAATTTCTGGATCGACCGTGTAAAGAATTTTTTCGCCTCAAAGCCATTTTCTCTCCGTTTGGATTTCTCTAAGTCAATCCGCTCTGTGGTTCGCGACCTTTTACTGCAAGCTGAACGTCGGCAGAAAGAAGGATCGGGAACAATGGTTCTCGGGACAGTTCTCCAGCATCTCGTAGGCGCGAAACTCGATCTCGTATTAGAGACCGAGATCGAACACCGGGGGGCATCAGTCAAGGATGAGGGCGCAGGGTATGACGCCGACTTTCTTATCGAGGATGCGGCAATTCATGTAACGACATCTCCAGCAGAAGCTCTGCTGCGAAAATGCAAAAAGAACCTGGATGGCGGATTAAGGCCGATAATTATCACGATTGAAAAGGGAGTAACTGCGGCGGAGATGTTCGCCGACCAACGCGGCGTAGCTGATCGGGTTGATGTGTTTGACGGTGAGCAGTTCCTAGCCGGAAACCTCTATGAGCTGGGGGGGTTTGGCAGAGACGGAAGAAGAACTACTGCGAAAAATCTAATCGCTAGATATAACAAGATCGTCTCCGAATGTGAAACAGATCCAGGTCTCCGCATCGAAATCTCCACATGA
- the vsr gene encoding DNA mismatch endonuclease Vsr, which yields MTDTLEPEKRSWVMSRVRSKDTSPEITVRSLVHRLGFRFRLHRRDLPGTPDLVFPSRHMVIFVHGCFWHGHRCRRGNRIPKTNRSYWIDKINRNKARDRLQRGRLRRLGWRVMVVWECQLSDLDRLERRIIGFLNSDS from the coding sequence ATGACAGATACTTTAGAGCCAGAAAAGCGCAGTTGGGTAATGTCACGTGTCCGTTCCAAGGACACTTCACCGGAAATAACCGTACGCTCGCTTGTGCATCGCCTTGGTTTCCGGTTCAGATTACATCGCCGAGATCTTCCAGGTACACCCGACTTGGTGTTCCCTTCCCGACATATGGTCATCTTCGTGCATGGTTGCTTTTGGCATGGTCACCGATGCAGGAGGGGAAACCGGATTCCGAAGACCAATCGGTCGTATTGGATCGACAAGATCAACCGGAACAAGGCTCGTGACAGACTGCAGCGAGGGCGCCTTCGTCGTCTGGGCTGGCGAGTTATGGTTGTCTGGGAGTGCCAGCTTTCGGATCTAGACCGTCTTGAACGAAGAATCATCGGCTTTCTCAATAGTGACTCCTAA